The following nucleotide sequence is from Candidatus Hydrogenedentota bacterium.
CCATTCCGGCGGGCGGCGCTACGATTCACCCTTCGCGGACGTTCCATTATGCGGGGCCCAATACGACAGACCAGCCGCGCCGCGCGTACATCCTTGGATTTGGGACACCGCCCGTGAAGCGGACCGCTCCGCGTGACTTCTACTGGAATACGGCTAAGAAGACGTCACGCGAGGCACGCGCTGCAGCATTCGCCGACCAGACCACAAAGAGCTGAGTGAATTATCCCTGCATGCGCGCAGGAACCAGTTCAATCTCCGTAGCAGTAGCTAGGCATTCTTGGCAGCACGCTGCCAAAGGTCTCCGCGCACACGCGCGTGGCGGGAAACCAGCTTGAGTCGTTGTAGGCAGAGTAGTTCACAAACTCGACGTGACCGTCCATGTGCAACACGTTGATGCCGAGCGGAGTATGAGAAAACTCGTCGTCATACTCGGAGACACGGTCCCACATGACAGGAATCCCGGCCTGTCCTCCGCATAGAACACGTCCGCTGCCCTGCCAGACAGGCACGTCGAGCTCCAAATCCCTGTTCTCCGGTGTCCAGTCTCTGGACTGCGATTCAAATAGCGCCCAAGCCTCCTCATCACTGCACATCGCCGAACCTGTGTAGGTGTAGAACAGCGACGACACGCACGAGGAATCCGGCACACCCCTTTCACCTCGCATGGAACTGAAGTCATTCGAGAGGACAAATGGGCTGTCCGGGCAGATCAATATGGAAAGGTCGGAGAGGTATTCTGGGTATAAGTAGCCCGTATCGGGGATCCAATTGTCAGGAATCGGGCTTCTGGAAGGCCACATCTCGCCCTTTGATTCGTTGGAGTACATCTTGCAGACAATACCCATTTGTTTCAGGTTGGCTTGACAGGAACTGCGGCGTGAGGCTTCGCGCGCGCGCCCGAAATATGGCAAGGCAAGTAGGACCGTCACGACAAGAACGATTGTCAGACCTCCGAACTCAAGCAGGAATCGGCCAAGTGTGTACTTTCGCATGACGCTAACTCTCCGTGTCTACCCGGCGACTGACGTGGCTTGCTTTCGAACAAACAAATAGGGACGTATCTTCTGGATCGTGGGAACGAGTAGGCACAACAGGGCGAACAAAGCGCCGATGTAACAAAACGTCAAGGCGAACGGAGCGAAACGCTGCAGCACAATGCCCGCGACCGCGAGAAGGAGCGTAGCCAGCACACTGACCGACCATCGCCGCGCGCGCAGCACTATGCGACCTGCCATCAGAACAAGCGCGAATCCCACCGCGAAGACAGCGGCATCTCGTCCGACCGAAATGGCACGGCCAATCCACGAAGGCGTTGTCTGCAGCGCAAGCTGAAGTCTCTGTCCCTGGGCTACGAGGACTCGCTCAAAACAATACCGGACACCGTCCGTTGGGATATCGATCGCTACGGGCAAGACACCGGTAACTGTCGCCGCGGCGGGGACAGCTCCCACTTGCTCGGGCGTAAGCGGCGCACCCTTGTACCGTTCCGGGTTGCCTCCTGCGGACGCGGCAGGATTATTGATGTCCGACATGAAGAAACGCTCAATGCCTTCGCGGAGGCGGTAGACATGTTCCTTCTTCGTGGCGGCACGAGGTCGCGCGCGCGAGACCCGATCGGGACTATCGAGCAGCATTGCCTGCACGATTGGTTTCAGATCGCCGGTGCTGCTGTAGAGGGAGCGTGTCTGAGGAAGCATAACCTCCCAGAAGACTTGCCCGGCCAAGATATCCACGGCGGGAGCCGTCAATTCGGCCGCATGTTTCAGCCCCTTTGGTGGAGCAATACGCTGCATGTACACAATTTCAACCGGGAAGGAGTCCAGCCTTCTGTTCACCTCCACAGACTTGAACAGAGGGATCACAATATCGCCGGATGCGGCATCGCGTCCCGGCTTGACTACCTGATCGGATACCCTGGTAGACCAGACTTCAGCACTCTTGTCCAAGGACACTCGCAAGAACTGCCGGACACTGTTGCGGACTTCATAGACGGCGCGAGTGACAGCCATACCGTCGTCGGTGACAAGCGTCGTGAGCATGGCGACTTCGATGCTCGAATCGGGGACCGCAACGTCCGCCAAGCGCCGGACATCGACAGCCAAAACACGTGAGCCTTCCCCGGGTCGAAACGCGAGCAGAAGCGGATTCGTGGAAATGCTTCGGAGCTCCGTGGGCAATTCGCCGACATCGAGACGGCTGTAGCCTTCGATTGTGTTGCTGGGCTGTATTTCGATGTTCCCGCGTGCTGCGACTCCGACGTATCCCGTGCCGCGCACGACGTCTAGCACACGCACCTCCGGAATGACCGCAAGCTCACCCTTGTAGGGAGCCTCGAAGGTGATTTCCAGGGTGTACGTGTCCTCAACTCTGTGATTGGCAGTAATATCGACTCGAGTGAGGTTTTCCGGCATTGGAGTTTGCGACCAGGCGGTGGTTGCGGCATTGTTTTTGTCGGACGCCTGAGTCTCGACGCTGAGAATCGACGCCGACGCGGGAATGGCTATAGCAAAGCTGTCGACTCCACCCCGCATGACGGTGTATCTCAACACGGACTTGCAGGAGACAGCGTCTTCCATGACCGTGGCGAGCGTAAACGTGTTGCACGCAACACGCGGTTCCGGAGGCGGCTGCACCTCGGCCTGCTGCGCCGGCAGCGTCCAGTTCACGGAAATACTCGACGTCCGCGGAAAGGCAAGCTTCGTTTCCAAAGCGGAGTCTGTAACAGTGCTGGAGACGTTTGCGGCATTGGTTGCGGAGACAATCGCGTCCTTCTGCGCAATTCGCAGACTCATCGTCGTGAGTGCGCTCTCCGCACACGAGAACTCGAATGAACTGACTCCCTCGTTGGACGCCACATTGGTGTAGAAAGTCGACTTGAATACATGCTCACCCGCACTTCTCACCAGGAGTGTCAGCCAACCTTCCCGGTCGCCGAGCAGCGATACGGGATCTCCGTCGAGGCTTACTGAGACAGGTGCGACCGCAGCGCCAATGACGGGAATGCGCACCCACGAGTCTGTTGCCCAAACCTGAAGCTTCATCGTGAGGTCCACTTGCAGCGCATTCCGCTCCAAAGCCTGCGCGGAATACTCGGCCTCCGCGATGCTGTACGGTACGGGGGCTTCTGGCTCTTTCTTAGGCTTTCTCAGCTCCTCCAACTGCCTCTTGGCCTGTTCCACCGCGTCCAGCATGCCGCGGAATTCGTTCCACGGGATTTGCATGGTACTGGTTGGAAGACTAGGCACCTGAAGAGCCGGAGGCGGCGAAGGAGGGGCTGCGTTGTCGGCAGCGACAAGTGAGGCAATTGTAAGTAGCATGGCATAAACCATGTGATAACCCTCCTCTTTGTTCATTTTGGACTGACTGCCGCTAGCGCGGTAAAGCACATAACAGACGTCGATGCCACGGTGCGCTTCAACTGGCTCCAACTTCCCATTACGCCCGGTCAGGCGAATGGTTCATTTTGTTCGCGTCGTTAAGCTGGGGAATATAGAAGATTGGCAATTGACAGAATGCTGAGGTAGCGCTATTTTACAGTTGCAGTAGGTCTATGCACGGGCGTGACACTCTATGGGCTAAAGCGAATCCGCGGTGCCCCCGAGTCTCTACAGGCAAAGTTGTATTCCATTTTCTGATGAGCCGCTTCTTGCCTCGTTTTGGTGTTTCCAAAAGCACTTCTCGAAAGACCGCTCGGTCAGGTTTCGGCGGTTCAGCCACTAATAGACGGGAAACTCAAACCGTCCCATGACGACAAGTCTTGACGGGCCCCATAAAGGCTGACGGGGCAGCATTCTTCAACGGGTCCCGTAAGGAAGGAGGGCAGTAAATCGGACCGATAGGCGTATCGGAGCAACGAATCACGCTTTGGTGGAAGGCATGAGTTCTCCGTCACTAGCCGCAAGGTGCAATTAGGAGAAAAAATCATGAGCAGAAAAGGTTTTACGCTTATTGAGCTATTGGTGGTAATTGCCATCATCGGCATTTTGGCAGCCATTCTGCTTCCGGCACTGGCGCGGGCTCGAGAAGCCGCTCGCAGGGCGTCTTGCCAGAACAACCTCAAGCAATGGGGTTTGGTTTTCAAAATGTACGCCAATGAATCTAAAGGCGAGAAATTCCCCCCCATGTGCAACTTGGCGTACAACTTGTACCCGGGACTTGCCGGCGTAGACGGCCCATCGGTCTACCCGGAGTATCTGACAGACTACCAAATTGCCCGGTGCCCCTCGGACAGCAACGGAAACACCGTATTGAGTCCTGACCTCCCCGAATTCGAAACTGCCGCAGCCGAAATTGCAGCGGGTTTGACTAACGGGACA
It contains:
- a CDS encoding DUF1559 domain-containing protein, which gives rise to MRKYTLGRFLLEFGGLTIVLVVTVLLALPYFGRAREASRRSSCQANLKQMGIVCKMYSNESKGEMWPSRSPIPDNWIPDTGYLYPEYLSDLSILICPDSPFVLSNDFSSMRGERGVPDSSCVSSLFYTYTGSAMCSDEEAWALFESQSRDWTPENRDLELDVPVWQGSGRVLCGGQAGIPVMWDRVSEYDDEFSHTPLGINVLHMDGHVEFVNYSAYNDSSWFPATRVCAETFGSVLPRMPSYCYGD